A genomic region of Homalodisca vitripennis isolate AUS2020 chromosome 5, UT_GWSS_2.1, whole genome shotgun sequence contains the following coding sequences:
- the LOC124362285 gene encoding uncharacterized protein LOC124362285 — protein sequence MKVVPDGDLKSATGIATTFWEHNNLTDKLSIQLDRSGGGGQRGEGNVNWAAHLLEKLGGSPAMPPTTGQASGGSGSNVNLVIPINEECGIRDVWNHNLHEEFRSIRNVVLKYTYVAMVR from the exons ATGAAAGTCGTACCAGACGGTGATCTCAAGTCGGCTACAGGAATAGCGACAACCTTTTGGGAACACAACAATTTGACAGACAAG TTATCAATCCAGCTGGATCGCTCAGGTGGAGGAGGGCAGAGGGGGGAGGGTAATGTTAATTGGGCTGCACATCTGCTGGAGAAACTGGGCGGCAGTCCAGCCATGCCTCCTACCACTG GACAAGCCAGTGGTGGTAGTGGCTCAAACGTGAATCTGGTCATCCCAATCAACGAGGAATGTGGTATCAGAGATGTTTGGAATCATAACCTCCATGAAGAATTTCGTTCCATAAGAAACGTTGTTCTAAAGTACACCTATGTTGCCATGGTAAGgtag